In Armatimonadota bacterium, the genomic stretch TGCCATCTGCTGATCCATCATCTTGACCTGTTCTGGAGTCATCTTCTTTCCTCCCGCTTCGGCAGCCTTTATTGCTGCAGCCTTGGCTTCCTTCATGTCCATGTTGATCTTGCCGGTCCATTTTCCGGTGATATCGGCGGCATATGCGCTAAGGGTGAGCGCGAGCGCGCTGACGGCGAGGACGGTTCGAGTGAATTTCATATCTTCCTGTGTTCCTTACGGCAAGAACTACGAGTATTGTGAACGATAGGTTACGATTGATGGTTCCCATACGCTCAAATCCGCTTTATGATCGACTGGTGGAGCAGCGGGATAGGCCAACGAAAGACCCAGTGATGCGTCAGGCCTGGGAGCACCTGCTTTTCGCTCACGCTCGATGCGATGCGGAGGCTCTTGCCCGTGACCTGCCACACGGACTGGAACTTCAGACCTTTGATGGCGACGCCTGGCTGGGATTCGTGCCGTTTGCGATGCGTTCGTTGCGTTCTTTCCAGCTCACATGGCCCGACTTCTTAGAGACGAATCTACGAACCTACGTAAACCACCCTGTTCATGGCCCTGGAGTGTGGTTCTATTCACTGGATGCAAGTGCCTACCTCCCTTGCTTCGGGGCTCGGGCTAATTTCAAGTTGCCTTATTGCTACGCCGGACTCGACTTCGTCGAGAACGCTGACTGCGTGGCCTACTACGGAACGCGAGTTGACCGCCAGAGACTACCGTGGGTTTACGAGCGGCCTTCACCAGACTTCCGTTACACCGCCGAGGTTCGGGTCAGTGCGGAACAGCATCCAGCAGAAGTCGAGTCATTCGACTTCTGGCTTCTCGAACGGTACCGGCTCTATGCCGCGGATCGTAAGGGACGATTGTTGACTGGTCGGGTTTGGCATGAGCCTTATACAGTTTCCGAACCAGACGTTTTGCGGCTAAGTGTAGAGTCTGGTGACCCCAAGTTTGGAGAACTTCACTTTGAGCACTTCCGATACTGTCGGGGAGTCAGAGTGGAGTGTTTCAAACCCGAGTGGGTTTAGTGGGTTCAGCCTTTTTGACAGGTGCCGGAATTCGGGCGAATACTAGCTTCGTGACTGGAAGTCCGGGCTTACTCGAAATCACTACGAGCCACCTCTTTCCGGTTGCATCAAGTTTCGCCGTCATCGAGCGGGATACCTTGGCTCCATTTTCGTTGGTCGTTATGAGAGTGAGGACTCCCATTTTCTCCTTCCAAATGCCAAAGCTCTTTCGGCGCTCAATGTCGGCTCCGTTCACGGTGGCGACGAATGTTCCGTCGGCTTTGAGTTCGATTTCGTAGCGAAGGCTTTTGAGGAACGCCTTGCTCATTTGAAGTTTGAGAAGTGCATCGGAGTCCATGCTCTGCGCGATTTTGCTCGGCCCGAGCATCGCGATCCCAATCCACTTACCGGACACATCTGCCCAGCCCGCCGAGGCGGTGAGAAGCGCGAGCAGAACGAGCAGTTGGCGCATAAACCGTCATTATTATGAGGCAAACCGCTAAACTAGTGACCGTGAAAGCGCAGTTGCTTTTGGTGGTCGCCCTGGTTTTAGTAGGGTGTGGTAGCGATTCTTCGGGCGGGGGCGGTTTCTCGTCACGCAAGAATGAGGGGTCTGCAACGACATTCCGCTATGCCCTTTCAAACAACCCGACCACTCTTGATCCGGCCAAAGTTCAGGACGTGGATACGATGGATCTGCTCGGAAACATCTTCGAGCCGCTTGTTCGGTATGGCGAGGATAACAAAGTCGAAGGCATTCTTGCTGAATCCTGGACGGTCTC encodes the following:
- a CDS encoding DUF2071 domain-containing protein, with amino-acid sequence MVPIRSNPLYDRLVEQRDRPTKDPVMRQAWEHLLFAHARCDAEALARDLPHGLELQTFDGDAWLGFVPFAMRSLRSFQLTWPDFLETNLRTYVNHPVHGPGVWFYSLDASAYLPCFGARANFKLPYCYAGLDFVENADCVAYYGTRVDRQRLPWVYERPSPDFRYTAEVRVSAEQHPAEVESFDFWLLERYRLYAADRKGRLLTGRVWHEPYTVSEPDVLRLSVESGDPKFGELHFEHFRYCRGVRVECFKPEWV